From Caldicellulosiruptor hydrothermalis 108, a single genomic window includes:
- the coaE gene encoding dephospho-CoA kinase (Dephospho-CoA kinase (CoaE) performs the final step in coenzyme A biosynthesis.) produces the protein MRQNRVLGITGKMGSGKSTISSILAQSYGFKVIDVDKEYHTLLEENEELKKKLTDVFGEEILVSGRIDRNRLRALVTADKSRFDVLNKITHEFIFERVSYLVLEVFKEYPTVIDAALLFEIGLNKLCSVVWFVEAEENVLVERIIKRNGWSEKEIKSFLERQKVLESHKKLANRVIMNNFDIEELKSVIKKYLKEDGLI, from the coding sequence ATGAGACAAAATAGAGTTTTAGGAATTACAGGAAAGATGGGTTCAGGTAAGAGTACCATCAGTAGCATATTAGCGCAGAGTTACGGTTTTAAAGTAATTGATGTTGACAAGGAGTATCATACCCTTTTAGAAGAGAACGAAGAACTCAAGAAAAAGTTGACTGATGTTTTTGGGGAAGAAATATTGGTATCAGGGAGAATAGACCGAAACAGGTTGAGAGCTTTAGTTACTGCTGACAAATCCCGTTTTGATGTTTTAAATAAAATAACTCATGAATTTATTTTTGAAAGGGTAAGCTACTTGGTTTTAGAGGTCTTTAAAGAATACCCTACTGTCATAGATGCTGCGCTTTTATTTGAGATAGGACTCAACAAACTCTGTTCGGTTGTGTGGTTTGTGGAGGCAGAAGAAAATGTATTGGTTGAGAGAATAATAAAAAGAAATGGATGGAGTGAAAAAGAGATAAAATCTTTTTTAGAAAGGCAAAAAGTATTAGAGAGCCATAAGAAGCTTGCTAACAGGGTTATAATGAATAATTTTGACATTGAAGAGTTAAAAAGTGTAATAAAAAAATATCTCAAAGAGGATGGGTTGATTTGA
- the polA gene encoding DNA polymerase I encodes MKLVIFDGNSILYRAFFALPELTTSSNIPTNAIYGFINVILKYLEQEKPDYIAVAFDKRGREARKSEYQEYKANRKPMPDNLQVQIPYVREILYALNIPIVEFEGYEADDVIGSLVNKFKNTGLDIVIITGDRDTLQLLDKNVVVKIVSTKFDRTMEDLYTIENIKEKYGVWANQVPDYKALVGDQSDNIPGVKGIGEKSAQKLLEEYSSLEEIYQNLDKIKGSIREKLEAGKDMAFLSKRLATIVCDLPLNVNLEDLRTKEWNKERLYEILVQLEFKSIIKRLGLSENIQFEFVQQRTDIPDVEQRELESISRIRSKEIPLMFVQDEKCFYLYDQESNTVFVTRDRHLVEEILKSDTVKIVYDLKNIFHQLNLEDTDNIKNCEDVMIASYVLDSTRSSYELETLFVSYLNTDIEAVKKDKKMVSVVLLKRLWDDLLRLIDLNSCQFLYENIERPLIPVLYEMEKTGFKVDRDALLQYTKEIENKILKLETQIYQIAGEWFNINSPKQLSYILFEKLKLPVIKKTKTGYSTDAEVLEELFDKHEIVPLILDYRMYTKILTTYCQGLLQAINPSSGRVHTTFIQTGTATGRLASSDPNLQNIPVKYDEGKLIRKVFVPEEGHVLIDADYSQIELRILAHISEDERLINAFKNNIDIHSQTAAEVFGVDIADVTPEMRSQAKAVNFGIVYGISDYGLARDIKISRKEAAEFINKYFERYPKVKEYLDNIVRFARENGYVLTLFNRKRYVKDIKSANRNARSYAERIAMNSPIQGSAADIMKLAMIKVYQKLKENNLKSKIILQVHDELLIEAPYEEKDIVKRIVKREMENAVALKVPLVVEVKEGLNWYETK; translated from the coding sequence ATGAAGCTGGTTATATTTGATGGGAACAGCATTTTATATAGGGCTTTCTTTGCTCTTCCTGAACTGACAACCTCAAGCAATATTCCAACAAACGCTATATATGGGTTTATAAATGTGATATTAAAATATTTAGAACAAGAAAAACCTGATTATATTGCTGTAGCATTTGACAAGAGAGGAAGAGAGGCTCGAAAAAGCGAATACCAAGAATACAAAGCTAACAGAAAACCTATGCCAGATAACCTTCAAGTGCAAATTCCTTATGTTCGAGAAATTCTTTATGCCCTCAACATTCCAATTGTTGAGTTTGAAGGTTATGAAGCAGATGATGTAATCGGCTCACTTGTTAACAAGTTCAAAAATACTGGTTTGGATATTGTTATTATTACAGGTGATAGGGATACTCTTCAATTACTTGACAAAAACGTGGTTGTAAAAATTGTCTCGACGAAGTTTGACAGAACAATGGAAGATTTGTACACCATCGAGAATATAAAAGAAAAATATGGAGTTTGGGCAAATCAAGTTCCTGATTATAAAGCGCTTGTTGGAGATCAATCAGATAACATTCCCGGAGTGAAGGGAATTGGCGAAAAGAGTGCTCAAAAACTCTTGGAAGAGTACTCGTCTTTAGAAGAAATATACCAAAATTTAGATAAAATTAAAGGTTCTATCAGAGAAAAATTAGAAGCTGGAAAAGACATGGCGTTTTTATCCAAGCGTTTAGCAACAATTGTATGTGACTTACCACTAAATGTTAATCTTGAGGACTTAAGAACAAAAGAGTGGAACAAGGAAAGGTTATATGAGATTTTGGTCCAATTAGAGTTCAAAAGTATAATAAAACGATTAGGCCTATCAGAGAATATACAATTTGAATTTGTTCAGCAACGAACTGATATTCCTGACGTAGAACAAAGAGAGCTTGAAAGTATCTCACGAATAAGATCAAAAGAGATTCCATTAATGTTTGTACAGGACGAAAAGTGTTTTTATTTGTATGACCAAGAAAGTAATACTGTATTTGTGACAAGGGATAGACATTTGGTAGAGGAGATTTTAAAAAGTGACACTGTGAAAATTGTATATGATTTAAAAAATATATTTCATCAACTCAACTTGGAAGACACAGATAATATTAAAAATTGCGAGGATGTAATGATTGCTTCTTATGTTCTTGACAGCACAAGAAGTTCATATGAGTTAGAAACGTTGTTTGTATCCTACTTGAACACTGATATAGAAGCTGTAAAAAAAGATAAAAAGATGGTATCTGTAGTACTTCTAAAACGGTTATGGGATGATCTTTTAAGATTAATAGATTTAAATTCGTGCCAGTTTCTGTATGAGAATATAGAAAGACCTCTTATCCCAGTTCTATATGAGATGGAAAAAACGGGGTTTAAGGTGGATAGAGATGCCCTCCTTCAGTATACCAAGGAGATTGAAAACAAAATATTAAAACTTGAAACGCAGATATACCAGATTGCGGGTGAGTGGTTTAATATAAACTCGCCCAAACAGCTTTCTTACATTTTATTTGAAAAGTTAAAACTTCCTGTGATCAAGAAGACAAAAACAGGATATTCCACTGATGCCGAGGTTTTAGAAGAGCTTTTTGACAAACATGAAATAGTTCCTCTTATTTTGGACTACAGGATGTATACCAAGATACTAACAACCTACTGTCAGGGATTACTTCAGGCAATAAATCCTTCTTCGGGCAGAGTTCATACAACCTTTATCCAAACAGGTACAGCAACAGGAAGACTGGCAAGCAGTGATCCTAATTTACAAAATATACCTGTAAAATATGATGAGGGGAAATTGATAAGAAAGGTTTTTGTACCTGAAGAAGGACATGTACTGATTGATGCAGATTATTCTCAAATTGAGCTGAGAATACTTGCCCATATTTCTGAAGATGAAAGACTTATAAATGCTTTCAAAAATAATATTGACATCCATTCGCAGACAGCAGCTGAGGTTTTTGGTGTAGACATAGCCGATGTTACTCCAGAGATGAGAAGTCAAGCTAAAGCAGTGAATTTTGGTATAGTTTATGGAATTTCTGATTATGGCCTTGCAAGGGACATTAAGATTTCCCGAAAAGAAGCTGCAGAGTTTATAAACAAGTATTTTGAACGTTATCCTAAGGTTAAAGAGTATTTAGATAATATTGTCAGGTTTGCTCGTGAAAACGGATATGTTTTAACCTTATTTAACAGAAAGAGATATGTAAAGGACATAAAATCTGCAAACAGAAATGCAAGAAGCTATGCCGAAAGGATTGCAATGAATTCGCCGATTCAGGGCAGCGCTGCTGATATCATGAAATTGGCAATGATTAAGGTATATCAAAAGCTCAAGGAAAATAATCTTAAATCAAAAATAATTTTGCAGGTACACGATGAGCTTTTGATTGAAGCCCCATACGAAGAAAAGGATATAGTAAAAAGAATAGTAAAAAGAGAGATGGAAAATGCAGTAGCTCTAAAAGTGCCTCTGGTGGTTGAGGTAAAAGAAGGACTGAACTGGTATGAGACAAAATAG
- a CDS encoding lytic transglycosylase domain-containing protein produces MKKKVIIIVLLLVFLLFFERFYFFVLKQIYPLKFSESISRYSSEIGVDPYLICAIIKSESNFNQYAVSRKGAVGLMQLSPSTAKWVAQKLKTEYVEDSLYNPDYNIRLGSWYIKYLIDYYSGDTKLAVAAYNAGMTNVNKWLSIRKRNTIEITEIPFKETNHFVKRVFKSYEMYKKLYPKAFKNTDY; encoded by the coding sequence TTGAAGAAGAAGGTTATAATAATAGTCTTGCTACTTGTTTTTCTTTTATTCTTTGAAAGATTTTATTTTTTTGTTCTAAAGCAAATATATCCTCTGAAATTTTCTGAAAGTATAAGTAGATATAGCAGTGAAATAGGGGTAGATCCATATTTGATATGTGCAATAATAAAATCTGAAAGTAACTTTAACCAGTATGCAGTTTCAAGAAAAGGCGCTGTTGGACTTATGCAGCTTTCACCTTCAACTGCAAAGTGGGTTGCTCAAAAGCTTAAAACGGAATATGTAGAAGATAGCCTCTATAATCCTGATTACAATATAAGGCTTGGTTCGTGGTATATAAAATATCTTATAGACTACTACTCTGGTGATACAAAGCTTGCAGTTGCAGCTTACAATGCTGGTATGACAAATGTAAATAAATGGCTTTCGATTAGAAAAAGAAACACCATTGAAATAACAGAAATTCCTTTTAAAGAGACAAACCATTTTGTAAAAAGAGTTTTTAAGAGTTACGAGATGTACAAAAAACTTTATCCAAAAGCATTTAAAAATACAGATTATTGA
- the uvrB gene encoding excinuclease ABC subunit UvrB, protein MKKFKLVSDFKPTGDQPKAIEMLTEGILKGEKFQTLLGVTGSGKTFTMAKVIENVQRPTLVLAHNKTLAAQLCSEFREFFPENAVEFFVSYYDYYQPEAYIPETDTYIEKDSSINEEIDKLRHSATSALFERRDVIIVASVSCIYSLGSPEDYLNLTISLRPGMTKDRDEVIRELIRMQYERNDVDFRRGRFRVRGDVLEVFPASNTDRAIRIEFFGDEIERITEFDVVTGEVIGRRNHVAIFPASHYVTTAEKLKRAIKSIEEELEQRLKELRSMGKLVEAQRLEQRTRYDIEMLQEMGFCKGIENYSRHLTGRPPGSPPYTLLDYFPKDFIMFIDESHVTIPQVRAMYNGDKARKDALVEYGFRLPSAYDNRPLTFEEFEEKLNQVIFVSATPGPYELKKSSRIVEQIIRPTGLVDPEIEVHPVQGQIDHLIGEIRKRVEKNQRVLVTTLTKKMAESLTDYLKDVGIRVRYMHSDIDTIERMQIIRDLRLGKFDVLVGINLLREGLDLPEVSLVAILDADKEGFLRSETSLIQTIGRAARNVYGKVIMYADRITNAMQRAIDETNRRRKIQIEYNQKHGIVPQTVRKGIRQIIEATVSVAEEEEKYEVVEKDIVENMTKEEIEEYIKELEQEMKKHAIELEFEKAAKIRDKIFELKKLL, encoded by the coding sequence ATGAAAAAATTTAAGCTTGTTTCAGACTTTAAACCAACTGGCGACCAGCCAAAAGCAATTGAGATGTTAACAGAAGGAATTTTAAAAGGTGAAAAATTTCAGACCCTTTTAGGTGTTACCGGGTCGGGCAAGACATTTACAATGGCAAAGGTCATAGAGAATGTTCAAAGACCTACACTTGTCTTGGCACATAACAAAACTTTAGCAGCACAGCTTTGTAGTGAGTTTAGAGAATTTTTCCCAGAAAATGCAGTGGAATTCTTTGTGAGTTATTATGACTATTATCAGCCTGAAGCTTATATCCCGGAGACTGACACATATATTGAAAAAGATTCGTCTATAAATGAAGAGATTGACAAGCTGAGACATTCAGCTACATCTGCCTTATTTGAAAGAAGAGATGTTATAATTGTTGCAAGTGTATCCTGTATTTACAGTTTGGGTAGTCCTGAAGATTATTTAAATCTTACTATTTCTTTGCGCCCTGGCATGACAAAAGACAGAGATGAGGTCATAAGAGAACTTATAAGAATGCAGTATGAAAGAAATGATGTTGACTTTCGAAGAGGCAGATTTAGAGTAAGAGGGGACGTACTTGAAGTTTTCCCTGCTTCTAATACGGACAGGGCGATAAGAATAGAATTTTTCGGAGATGAAATAGAGAGGATTACAGAATTTGATGTTGTGACAGGTGAGGTAATTGGGCGAAGGAACCATGTTGCAATATTTCCAGCATCTCACTATGTAACAACAGCAGAGAAGTTGAAAAGAGCGATAAAAAGTATAGAAGAAGAACTTGAACAAAGGCTAAAAGAGCTAAGAAGTATGGGGAAGCTTGTTGAAGCTCAGAGGCTTGAACAGAGAACGCGCTATGACATAGAGATGCTTCAGGAAATGGGTTTTTGTAAAGGGATAGAGAACTACTCAAGGCACTTAACTGGCAGGCCACCAGGAAGTCCACCGTATACCCTACTTGATTATTTTCCGAAGGATTTCATAATGTTCATTGACGAGTCACATGTTACTATACCTCAAGTAAGAGCTATGTACAATGGTGACAAAGCAAGAAAAGATGCTCTTGTTGAATATGGTTTTAGACTTCCATCAGCATACGACAACAGACCATTGACATTCGAAGAATTCGAAGAGAAGCTAAATCAAGTGATTTTTGTAAGTGCAACACCCGGGCCGTATGAACTCAAAAAATCTTCACGCATTGTTGAACAAATTATAAGACCGACAGGACTTGTTGACCCTGAAATTGAGGTTCATCCTGTACAAGGTCAGATTGACCATCTGATTGGCGAGATACGAAAGCGAGTGGAAAAGAACCAGAGAGTTCTTGTTACTACCCTTACCAAAAAGATGGCTGAAAGCCTTACTGACTATTTAAAAGATGTGGGAATCAGGGTCCGATATATGCATTCAGACATAGACACAATTGAGCGTATGCAGATTATCAGAGATTTACGGCTTGGCAAGTTTGATGTGCTGGTAGGGATAAATCTGCTCAGAGAAGGACTTGACCTTCCCGAGGTGTCACTTGTTGCAATTTTGGATGCAGACAAAGAAGGTTTTTTGAGGTCAGAGACTTCGCTTATCCAGACAATTGGACGTGCTGCAAGAAATGTTTATGGAAAGGTTATAATGTATGCAGATAGAATCACAAACGCTATGCAAAGAGCCATTGATGAGACAAACCGACGTAGGAAAATCCAGATAGAATACAATCAGAAACATGGCATTGTACCTCAAACTGTAAGAAAAGGTATAAGACAGATAATTGAAGCGACAGTGTCTGTGGCTGAAGAGGAAGAGAAATATGAAGTTGTGGAGAAAGACATTGTAGAAAATATGACAAAGGAAGAGATAGAAGAATATATCAAGGAACTTGAACAGGAGATGAAAAAGCATGCTATTGAACTTGAATTTGAGAAGGCTGCAAAAATAAGGGACAAAATATTTGAACTCAAAAAACTTCTTTAA